The sequence below is a genomic window from Flavobacterium sediminilitoris.
GAGGTAGTCCTTTATAACCATCTCCAAAAGAAAGATGCTTTGGTCTAATTCCTAATTTAGGAAGTAATAATGATGTTGTTTTAAAAAGTTCATTTTGTCTTTCAACAGAAAATACTTTTGCACCCATTACACACAAAACAGCGGTTTGGTAACCGCTTCCTGTGCCTATTTCTAAAATTTTATGTTCCTTTTTCACTTCTAATAATTGACTTTGAAAAGCAACAGTATAAGGTTGAGATATAGTTTGTCCAGCACCAATAGGAAAAGCTTTGTCTAAATATGCGAAATCCTCAAAACTTGAATTTAAAAATAAATGACGTGGAATTTTTTTAATAGCTTCTAATACATTTTTATCAATAATTCCTTTTTCCTCTAATTGTTTAGCAAGTTGATTTCTAAGACCTTGGTGTTTGGATGTATCTTTCAATTTAATCTAGGTTAGTTTTCGGTAAAAATAGAAAACTAATTATCAAATATCAATTATAAATTATCAATTTATTGCTATTTTTGTTGAAAATACTCTATTATGCTAAAAATTGGTGTTCTAGGTGCTGGACATTTAGGAAAAATACATTTACGATTATTAAATCAATCTTCAAAATATGAATTAGTTGGGTTTTACGATCCTTTCGAAGAAAACGCAATCAAAATAGAAGCAGAATTTGGTTATAAAAAATTTGATTCCATTGCAGCGCTAATTAGTGCAGTTGATGTAGTTGATATTGTTACGCCAACTTTATCACATCATGATTGTGCTTTAGAAGCTATAAAAGCAGGTAAGCATGTTTTTTTAGAAAAACCCATTTCTAATACTGTTGAAGAAGCAGAAGAGATTATTGAGTTAGCAAAAAAACATAATGTAAAAGGACAAGTAGGTCATGTAGAACGATTTAATCCAGCATTTATAGCGGTAAAAGATCAAATTCAAAATCCGATGTTTATAGAAACACATCGTTTAGCAGAGTTTAATCCTCGTGGTACAGATGTTCCTGTAGTTTTAGATTTAATGATTCATGATATTGATGCTATTCTAAGTGTTGTGAAATCAAAAGTAAAGAGCATTAATGCAAGTGGTGTTTCTGTTATTTCCGACTCACCAGATATTGCCAATGCTCGTATCGAATTTGAAAATGGATGTGTCGCAAATATTACGTCTAGTAGAATTTCTATGAAAAACATGCGTAAATCACGTTTTTTTCAAAAAGATGCTTATATATCTGTTGATTATTTAGATAAAATCTGTGAAGTAGTAAAAATGAAAGATGCTCCAGAAATTCCTGGTGATTTTGATATGATTCTACAAAATGCAGAAGGTATAAAAAAACAAATCTATTTTGATAATCCAAATGTAAATGCAAATAATGCTATTTTAGATGAATTAGAAACTTTTGCAGATGCTATCAATAATGATACTACTCCAATTGTTACCCTTGAAGATGGTACAGAAGCATTACGAGTTGCTTATCAAATCATTGATTGTTTTAACAAATAGTTTATGTTTAATAAGATTTTTAACGATACAGAAATTTTAATTGAATTTTCTATAATTTGTGGTTTAACAATTATAGCTTCATTACTTTTTGATCGTTATTTAAATCATTATTTAAGCGGAAGAACATCAACTCTAAATAATGATCCTACTAATTTCTATTTTTTTAAACATCTTTTTAAAGCAATTATTTATCTAATAGGATTTGGTTGGGCTTTATTGACTTTACCTATAACAAAAACCTACGGACATTCATTATTAGCTGGTGCAGGAGTTACAACATTAATTGCAGGTTTTGCATCACAACAAGCATTAAGTAATATTGTAAGTGGAGTATTTATACTCATTTTTAAACCTTTTAGAATTAATGATTTAATAGAGTTTCAAGGAAAAAAAGGAAAAGTCTTAGAAGTAAACCTTCATGATACTGTATTATTAGATGAATTTGAAAATAAAATAATAATCCCTAATTCTATTTTATCAAATGGAATTATTACCAATTTTAAAAATAACATAAAATGAAACAAATAGCTGTAATAGGAGCTGGAACTATGGGTAATGGAATTGCGCATACATTTGCACAATCTGGATTTACTGTAAAATTAATTGATATTTCTGAAAAATCTTTAGAAAAAGGAATGGCAACCATTGCTAATAACCTTGATCGAATGGTTACAAAAGGAGTAATAACAGAAGATGATAAACATAAAACTATTGCTAATATTATTACTTATACTGATATTAAAGATGGTGTTGTAGGTTGCGATTTAGTAGTTGAGGCTGCTACAGAAAACGTAGCTTTAAAAATGAATATTTTTAAACAATTAAGTGATGTTTGTGATCACAATGTAATTTTAGCATCAAACACATCTTCTATTTCTATTACACAAATTGCAGCACAAGTAGTGCATCCTGAAAGAGTAATTGGAATGCATTTTATGAACCCTGTGCCAATTATGAAATTAGTTGAAATTATCCGTGGCTATAACACATCTGATGAAGTAACTAAAATTATCATGGAATTATCAATTAAATTAGGAAAAACACCAACAGAAGTAAATGATTATCCTGGATTTGTAGCTAATAGAATTCTAATGCCAATGATAAATGAAGCGATTGAAACCCTATATAATGGTGTTGCAGGAGTTTCTGAAATTGATACCGTTATGAAATTAGGAATGGTACATCCAATGGGACCATTACAATTAGCCGATTTTATTGGATTAGATGTTTGTTTGTCTATCTTAAATGTAATGTACGATGGATTTAAAAATCCAAAATATGCACCTTGTCCATTATTAGTAAATATGGTAATGGCAGGAAAATTAGGAATTAAATCTGGAGAGGGTTTCTATGACTATGCTGAAAGCAAAAAAGCAGAAAAAGTATCAAAACAATTTTCAAAGTAAAAATAGGAAACAGCTAAAAGTGATTAGTAACGAGTTATAAACTTTTGCTAATCACTTTTAACTAATCACTGAAACATGGCTAAAATAATTCCTTTTAAAGCAGTTCGTCCTTCACCTGACAAAGTAGGACTTGTTACTTGTAGAAACTATGAAGATTATAGTGCTGCTGAGCTTGCTGCTTGGTTAAACTTTAATCCTTATTCTTTTTTACATGTAATTAATCCTGCTTATGCCAATGTACAAAGTATTAGCTTAGATAAACGTTTTAAAGGAGTTGCCTTAAAATATAAAGATTTTAAAGATGAAAACATTTTCATCCAAGAAGAAAGACCAGCATTTTACTTGTATGAAATTAATACTAAAAATAAAATTTTCACAGGAATAATCGCAGGAACTTCCATTAAAGATTACCAAAATAATCATATTAAAAAACATGAAGACACGCTAGAGTATCGTGTAGAAATGTTTAAAAATTATTTGCATCAAACACGTTTTAATACAGAACCCGTATTAATTACATATCCTGACAGTATTGAATTAACAACATGGATTTTGTTAAAAAAACAAAACGAACCACTTAGTCAGTTTTCAACTACAAACAAGGAAAAACATACACTTTGGAAAATAGACACCCAAAGTGATATAGATTGGTTAGCAGATCATTTTGAAAATATACCAGATTTGTATATTGCTGACGGGCATCATCGTTCTGCATCGGCTGAAATGCTCTATAAAGACGATAAGCACTTAGGGAATCCAAATTTAGATTACTTTATGAGTTTTTTAATTGCCGAAAGTAATGTGAAAATTTATGAATTTAATAGAATAATTAAAGATCTTAATAATTACACCAAAGAAGATTTTCTAAAAAAAATAGCCCAACATTTTATTATTAAAGCTAAAGAACAAGAATTATGGAAACCACAAAATAAGTTTGAATTTGGAATGTATTTAGATGGGAATTTCTATGCTCTTTTCTATAAGAATGAGAAAATTAAAAACGATTCGTTTTTAGAAAATTTAGATGCTCAAATTTTATATGATACAATATTAAATCCCATTCTTGGAATTGAAGATTTACGTAATGATGAAAGAATAAAGTATATTCCTGGTAAGCAATCTATAACAGCAATTAAAGAAGTTATTGATGAGGGAAACTATAAAGTAGGATTTATGTTATATCCTTCAGATATTTCAGAAATTAAGACTTTAGCAGATAATAATTTAATTATGCCTCCAAAAAGCACTTATATTGAGCCAAAGTTTAGAAGTGGATTAATTGTTTATGAATTGTAATGAAAGAATTGCCTAATTTAACACAATTACGTTTTTTTTTAGCCTTATTTGTACTTTTATTCCATTTGCCTGAATATTGCATAAACAGAGGATTTCCATTTTATAATGAATTACCTTTATTTTTCAAAGGTAAGGAAGCAGTTTTAGTATTTTTTTCATTAAGTGGTTTTTTAATCATAAGAGGATTAATTATTGAAAAAGAAAAAAATGGATTCATCAATTTAAAAAGATTTTATTTCAGAAGAATCTTAAGAATCTTTCCATTATACTACCTTATTTTATGCTTTGGGTTTATTTTTTATCAAGTTATTGCACCTCATTTTGGATACAATATTCAAAACGATTATAATTTAACATTTGGAATTCTTTTAGGAGCAACTTTTTTTGCAAATGTGTTAGCAACTTACAAACCTGGTGGGATAATAGAAATACTTTGGTCTATTGGAATTGAAGAACAATTTTATTTATTTGTAGCACCTATTTTATATAAAGTTAGAATTAAGTGGATTCTAGGTTTTCTAATAGTATTTACAATTATATATTTTTTATTATTTCATTCAAATTTTGAAAACTTAAGCTTTTTAAAAAAGTATTCAATGTATTTTTATCACTTTTCATTTAGTGGCATAATTGCATGTTTATCTTTAAAATTTAAAATGAATTTGCATTATTCCTTTAAAATTATAGTTTTGAGTATTTTCTGCTTATTATTTTTTTCAAATATTTTTGTAGATTATTTTATTTCTCCAATGTATAATTTATTTTGTATGATTTTTTTTTCAATAGCAATTTGGATTTTATCATTAAAGGGAATAGCTGTTTTTAATCATAACTTTTTACATCATTTAGGTAAAATATCCTATGGAATTTATATGTATCATGCTGTTATGTTTCAATTGATTGGTTTTTTGTATCTTAAATTTAATATTACAACTTTAATTTCTGCAAATCAATCTATTTTGTTATTTTACAGTACAGTAATTATTTTCACAATTATAATTTCACATTTTTCATATAAACATTTTGAAAGCTATTTCATAAAACTCAAAAAACATTAAAATGTCAATAGCAATTAATCTTAACGATATAAAATCATCACTTCCTGAGCAAGTTACTCTTGTTGCTGTTTCAAAAACGAAACCTATTAGTGATTTAAAAGAAGCTTATGAAGCTGGTCAGCGTATTTTTGGTGAAAATAAGATCCAAGAAATGACCGACAAATATGAAGAAATGCCAAAAGATATTGAATGGCACATGATAGGTCATGTTCAAACCAATAAAGTAAAATATATGGCTCCTTATGTAAGTTTGATACATGGAGTAGACAGCTTTAAACTTTTAAAAGAAATTAATAAACAAGCATTAAAAAATAATAGAATTATTGATTGTTTACTTCAAATTCACATAGCAGAAGAAGAAACAAAATTTGGTTTAGACAAAAAGGAATTAGAAGAAATTCTATCTTCTGAAGAGTTTAAAAACTTTAAGAATATTAAAATAGTTGGTTTAATGGGAATGGCTACTTTCACAGAAAATCAAAATCAAATTAAAAAAGAGTTTTTACATTTAAAATCTATTTTTAATACCTTACAAAATCAATTCGAAACCTCTAATTTAAAGCTAAAAATACTCTCAATGGGAATGTCTGGAGATTATCAGTTGGCAATTTCATGCGGAAGTACTATGGTTCGAATAGGAAGTAGTATATTTGGACACAGAAAATAGAAGAAATAAAGAAAAATATAAACACTTCTAACTAAATTTACTAAATTATACTAATTACTGAATACTAAATTTGTACGCAATACTCGACATAGAAACTACAGGTGGACAATATAACGAAGAAGGAATTACTGAGATTGCCATCTATAAATTTGATGGACATGAAATAGTAGATCAGTTCATTAGTTTAGTAAATCCTGAAAAACCAATTCAGCCATTTGTAGTAAAATTAACTGGAATAAATAATGCAATGCTTCGTTCAGCACCAAAGTTTTATGAAGTAGCAAAACGTATTATTGAAATTACAGAAGGTTGTGTACTTGTTGCTCATAATGCTGCTTTTGACTATCGCATTTTAAGTACCGAATTCCGAAGACTTGGTTATACGTATAAAAAATCGACACTTTGCACCATTGAATTGGCTAAAAAATTAATTCCAGAACAGCCTTCATATAGTCTTGGGAAATTGGTTCGCTCACTTGGAATTCCTATTGCTGATAGACATAGAGCAAATGGAGATGCTATGGCAACAATGAAACTTTTTCGATTATTACTTTCAAAAGATAGTGAGAAAGAAATTGTAAAAAGTTATGTAAAAACAGAAGTAAAAGCAGGAATTCTTCCAAAATTACTTGATATAGTTGAATCATTACCTTCAAAAATAGGTATCTATTATATTCATAATGAAAAAGGAGATGTTATATACATTGGTAAAAGTAAAAACATAAAAAAGAGAGTAAACCAGCATTTCACAGGTACTAGCCCTAAGAGTAAAAAAATTCAAAGAGAAGTCTTTACTGTAACTTTTGAGGAAACAGGAAATGAATTAGTAGCTCTTTTAAAAGAAAGTGAAGAGATTAAAATTAATAAACCAATATACAATAGAGCACAACGAAAAACATTATTTCAATGGGCATTGTATGCTGAAAAAGATTCTAAAGGTTATATAATTTTAAAAATTTCCAAATCTGATGGCAGAAAAAAAGAAATCACTTCATTTACTTCTCTTCAAGAAGGAAGAAAAACACTTTTTAAAATAACAGAAGAATATAATTTATGCCAAAAATTAAATGGATTATATGACACTAAAAAAGGATGTTTTCAATATGATGTAAAAACTTGTTTTGGAGCTTGTATTGAAAAAGAAAAACCAGAAGATTATAATAAAAGAGTAAATGAATTTATAGATCAAAATACTTTTTTAAACAACAATATGATTATTATTGACAAAGGAAGATCTCATGATGAGAGAAGTGCAATATTAATTGAAAATGGAGTGTATAAAGGCTATTGTTTTTATGGTTTAAATTATCAAATTAATAATATAGAAATTTTAAAAAAGCTAATCATTCCAATGCAAAATAACAGAGATACTAAAAACATTATCCAAGGTTATTTAAGAAAACGAAAAGTAATGAAAGTAGTAACATTTTAATTTTTTTAAATTTGTACTATGAAGTCCGAAAAATCAATATTTAAAAAATTTAGGCAAAAAGCACATATCATAATCTATGGTACAAACACAGTTTATGGTAGACTTTTCGATTTGTTTCTATTAGTCGTAATTCTTTTAAGTGTTGTATTAGTAATGCTTGAAACAGTTCAAGGTTTTGATACGAAATATCATGATCAAGTTGTGTTTTTAGAATGGAGTATTACTATTTTTTTTACAATTGAATATTTTTTACGAGTTATTTCTATAAACAAACCATTCAAATATATTTTTAGCTTTTATGGAATTATTGATTTAATAGCAGTGCTTCCTATGTATTTGTCATTATTTTTAACAGGAACAAGCGTATTAACCATAATAAGAGCATTTCGATTAATTCGATTATTCAAAATATTAAATCATCCTCAATTTACAGGACAATCATTGCATCTTAAAGAAGCTATGCTTGCTAGTAGAGGTAAAATTGTAGTTTTTATTTATTTTGTATTAATTAGCACTGTTTTTATAGGTTCAATTATGTATGTTATTGAAGGTCCAGAAAGTGGATTTACAAGTATACCTACAAGTATTTATTGGACTATTGTTACTTTAACAACTGTTGGATATGGAGATATTTCTCCTGTTACTCCTCTTGGTCAATTTGTTGCTTCTTTTGTAATGGTTTTAGGTTACGGAATTATTGCTGTTCCTACAGGAATTGTTACTGCGGAAATGGCAAAAACAAATCGTAAGCATCCTGAAATCAATAAGAAAAACCCTTGTGCAAATTGTGGAACAGAGGATCATTATACTGACGCTGAATTCTGCTATAATTGTGGAAATATATTAAGAAATGACTAATTTTTTAATTACTATAATTGGTCCAACTGCCATAGGAAAAACAGCTTTAAGTATAAAGTTAGCACAACATTTTAATTGCGAAATTTTATCTTGTGATAGTCGTCAATTTTTCAAAGAAATGAAAATTGGCACTGCTGTTCCTAATGATGACGAATTGAAAGCAGCAAAGCATCATTTTATACAAAACAAATCCATCTTTGAGAATTATAGTGTAGGTGATTTTGAAGAAGAAGCTTTAAATAAACTGAATGCACTTTTTAAAGAAAATAATATTCAAATATTAATTGGAGGTTCTGGATTATATGTTGATGCTGTTTTAAAAGGATTTGATGAATTCCCAGAAATAGACACTTCAGTTAGAACAGAAATAAATGAAAAATATGATCAGTATGGATTAATTTATCTTCAAGAAAAACTAAAGGAATTAGATATAGACTATTTTACTAAAATTTCAAATGAAAATCCACAAACACTTCAAAATCCGCAACGTATGAAACGTTTTGTTGAAGTATGTATTGGAACAGGAAAACCATATTCAAGTTTCATTGGAAGACGAAAAAATGAAAGAAACTTCATCCCAATTATAATTGGATTAGAAGCGGAAAGAGAAATTATGTATGATAGAATAAATCAACGAGTAGATATTATGATGAAGGAAGGATTATTAGGAGAAGCTACTCAACTATTTCCAAATAAACATTTAAATGCATTACAAACTGTTGGTTACAGGGAACTTTTTGAATTTTTAGATAAAAAAACTACTTTAGATTTTGCTGTTGAAGAAATTAAAAAGAATACCCGACGCTTTGCAAAAAGACAAATTACATGGTTTAAGCGAACAGAAAACACAAAATGGTTTGATTATAAAACGAATATAAAAGAAGTTACAGACTATATAAAATCGAGAATATAAAAATGCCTATATCATCAAAATTTACATCAATACTTGAACAAGAATATGAAATTAACTTTTTAAACTGCTATCCAAATGGCTATTTAAAATATACCGATTTATGCAATTTATTACAAATAACTGCTGGAAATCATGCAGATTTAGGAGGAATTAGTTTTACAGACATGCAAGTTTATCATCAAGCATGGGTAATGAGTAGAATGCGTTTAGAAATAGATAAACTTCCTAAATGGCGTGATATTATTGTTATAAAAACATGGATAAAAAGTTTAGAAAATTCACGTTCAATTCGATGTATGGAAATGTATCTCAATGATGAAAAAATAGTTGGGTGTGAAACGTATTGGGCAGTAATTAATACAAAAACAAGGCGTCCTGATTTATTAGCGTTGCCACATGAACATTTTGAGAAATTTCAAATTAATGCAACTCAACAATCTACTATTAAAATTGATATTGATGATTCCAAAGTTATTACTACTAAAAAAATAGTTTTATCGGATTTAGATGTTGTAAATCATGTAAATAACGTAAAATATTTAGAATGGTGTTTTGATTATGAAGATCCTAAAAGAATAATAAAGCAAGAAGTAAAATCATTAGATATTAATTTTATGCGTGAATTAAATTTAAATGACATTGCCGAAATTAATGTTTCTAAAAAAGAAGCACATACTGTTTATAATATTACTAAAGAGGATAAAAATGCTTATGCATTACAAATAGAATGGAAATAAAAAAATTCAGAAAATACAGCCATAAAAAAATGAGTTCAATATGTAATTGAACTCATTTTTTTATGACGAAATATCTTGTATTATTTCTTAACTACTAATCTAAATCCTTCACCGTGAATGTTAAGAATCTCAACATTTTCATCACGTTTCATGTATTTTCTAAGTTTAGCTATGTAAACGTCCATACTTCTAGATGTAAAATAATTATCATCTCTCCATATTTTTGTTAATGCTAACTCTCTAGGCATTAAATCATTTTCATGTAATGCTAACATTTTTAGTAATTCACACTCTTTTGGCGATAATTTAACTGGTTCTTCATTTTCAAATGATAAGAAACGAAGTTTAGAATTTAAATGAAACTTTCCAATTTCAAATTCAAATTTTGTATTATCTGGTTTAACTTCTGTTGCTTTTCTTTGAATAATAGCTTTAATTTTCATTAAAAGTACTTCAGAGTCAAATGGTTTATTTAAATAATCATCTGCTCCTACTTTGTATCCTTTTAAAACATCTTCTTTTAATGTTTTAGCTGTTAAAAATATAATAGGTACTTCTTGATTTTTTTCACGAATTTCTCTTGCTAATGTATATCCATCTTTATACGGCATCATCACATCTAATATACATAAATCGTAAATATCTTTTTTAAATTTTTCAAACCCTTCCATTCCGTTCTTTGCTAAGGTTACATCAAAATCATTAATGATTAGGTAATCCTTTAATATAGCTCCAAAATTTGGGTCATCTTCAACTAATAAAATTTTTCTAGCTTCCATATTTTTTTTAATTTATTAATGGCATTTTAAATATAAATGTACTTCCTTTTCCTTTTTCACTTTCAACAAAAATTTGCCCATTATGGTCTTCAACTATTTGTTTAACATAAGACAAACCTAGACCATGTCCTTTTACATTATGCAAATCTCCTGTATGCTCTCTATAAAATTTCTCAAAGACTCTTTTTTGAGCTACTTTACTCATTCCAGATCCTTGATCTTGTATTTTAATTATAATAAAATCTTTAATATTCTCAGTAAATACATCAATTATAGGTGCTCCTACTGAATATTTAACTGCATTATCCAAAACATTTACTAAAACATTTGTAAAATGTACATCGTTTAACAATATTGTTGTTCTAGTCGCTTCAAAATGCGTTTTTATTTGTCCTTCTCTATCTTCAATTATCAAACTAATATGTTCAATTGCATCTTCTATTATTTGTAAAACATCTACAGGTTCTTTGGAAATATCTAATTCATTTTTTTCTAATTTAGAAATTCGTAAAACATTTTCCACCTGTGCATGCATTCTTTTATTTTCTTCCTTAATCATTTGAAGATAACGTTGTACTTTATCTTTATCTTCAATAATTTTAGGATTCTTAATGGCGTCGAGTGCAAGATTTATTGTTGCAATAGGTGTCTTAAACTCGTGCGTCATATTATTTATAAAATCGGTTTTAATTTCCGAAATTTGTTTTTGTTTAATTAATTGATTTAAAGCACTTGAATAGGTTAAAACAATTATTAATGTAAATAATAAAGACAACATTGTAATTCCTAATATTGATGAGAAAAAGAATTTACTCTTTTGAGGAAATGTAACCAATAATTGATATTGACTCATTCCTTCATTATCCTGAAAGATAGGAATTCCATAAGTAGATCTTTTATCATACTTAAATTTATCTGAACGTATTTTTGTTGCAAGACCATTACTATAAATACCAAACTCAAATGGTGTTTTTATTTGATATTTATCTAACTCGTCTTTTAAATATTTTTCAAGTTCTTGTTTGCCTATTCTGTCTTGAATAGCTCTTTGCGATACAATATCTTTAAAAAAAAGTTGAAAATTAACTTTATCTAAAGAGGATAAACTACCCGATTTTTCTATTGTAACATCTGGCTTTCTAGTCATTTCAATCGAAGGATTATCAATTGAAGTTCCTGCATAAATTTCTGTCTTTCTATTTGAAACTAGACTTCCTACATTTATTGTATCTGCATTTTTATCAAAAAAAGATCCATTTATTCCATAATTTTCAGCAACTAATGAACTTGTATAAATTATTGTTTCATTTGTTTTTCTATTTCTTTCTAAAAAAAAGAATTCTTTTAACGTGTTTGTTTCTGGTTCTTTACCTATACTATCTTTAATTTTATTGTATTGTTGGTAAAATGAAACCAGTTCTTTATTATCTATTGCATCTGCGACATTACCTATAATTTGCTGAACATGAAGCTTAAACTCCTCTTCACTCTTTTTTAATGACGTATTTATCCAATATAATTGAACAATTATTATCCCTACCAAAGATAAACTCATTAAAAAAACCAATAAGCGAAACCTTTTTTTATTCATCAATACAAAATTAGTATTTTAACATTTACTTAGTGAAAACATTAACCAAAGATTAACATTAACAGAATTTATTACGATATTTTTAAAATTTTAAGAATTTTATCAATTTCCAAAAAAGTATCATTTAAATTAATATTCTGCACAATAAAATCGCTTTTCTTTGATTTTTCATCATCAGAAAGTTGATTTTTCATTCTTTTTAATATTTCATTTTTATCAATATTATCTCTTTTCATTATCCTATCCATTTTCACATTTTCAGGTGCTGTAATTAATATTACTTTATCACATTCTTTATCTCCACCTGTCTCAAATAGTATAGCAACTTCTTTAATAATAAAAGGAGCATTCTTGTGTGTTTTTAACCAATCTTTAAAATGTTGCTTTACTTTTGGATGAATTAACTGATTTAACTGATTTAATTTTTCAGGATTTTGAAAAACAATTGAAGCAATTTTTTTTCTGTCTAATTTATGTTTATCGTTTAATATATTTTCTTCAAAAAGCAACTGAACTTCAACAACAACGTTTTCATCGTCCATTATTTTTTTTGCTTCATCATCAGCTATATATACAGGAATATTTTTCGAAGCAATATATTTTGCAACGGTACTTTTTCCGCTTCCAATTCCCCCGGTAAGTCCAATAATTTTTGTCATATTACTTCTTAAAAAATAATTCTGGGTGTGCTTCTTCTGGTTTCTTTTTTAGTACAAATAAATTTGTAAAAGCCTGAATAAATCCTTTTCCATAACCATAGAATTGAATTAAGCTTGCAAAAACAGCGTAACATCC
It includes:
- a CDS encoding ion transporter, which codes for MKSEKSIFKKFRQKAHIIIYGTNTVYGRLFDLFLLVVILLSVVLVMLETVQGFDTKYHDQVVFLEWSITIFFTIEYFLRVISINKPFKYIFSFYGIIDLIAVLPMYLSLFLTGTSVLTIIRAFRLIRLFKILNHPQFTGQSLHLKEAMLASRGKIVVFIYFVLISTVFIGSIMYVIEGPESGFTSIPTSIYWTIVTLTTVGYGDISPVTPLGQFVASFVMVLGYGIIAVPTGIVTAEMAKTNRKHPEINKKNPCANCGTEDHYTDAEFCYNCGNILRND
- a CDS encoding response regulator transcription factor encodes the protein MEARKILLVEDDPNFGAILKDYLIINDFDVTLAKNGMEGFEKFKKDIYDLCILDVMMPYKDGYTLAREIREKNQEVPIIFLTAKTLKEDVLKGYKVGADDYLNKPFDSEVLLMKIKAIIQRKATEVKPDNTKFEFEIGKFHLNSKLRFLSFENEEPVKLSPKECELLKMLALHENDLMPRELALTKIWRDDNYFTSRSMDVYIAKLRKYMKRDENVEILNIHGEGFRLVVKK
- a CDS encoding sensor histidine kinase — its product is MNKKRFRLLVFLMSLSLVGIIIVQLYWINTSLKKSEEEFKLHVQQIIGNVADAIDNKELVSFYQQYNKIKDSIGKEPETNTLKEFFFLERNRKTNETIIYTSSLVAENYGINGSFFDKNADTINVGSLVSNRKTEIYAGTSIDNPSIEMTRKPDVTIEKSGSLSSLDKVNFQLFFKDIVSQRAIQDRIGKQELEKYLKDELDKYQIKTPFEFGIYSNGLATKIRSDKFKYDKRSTYGIPIFQDNEGMSQYQLLVTFPQKSKFFFSSILGITMLSLLFTLIIVLTYSSALNQLIKQKQISEIKTDFINNMTHEFKTPIATINLALDAIKNPKIIEDKDKVQRYLQMIKEENKRMHAQVENVLRISKLEKNELDISKEPVDVLQIIEDAIEHISLIIEDREGQIKTHFEATRTTILLNDVHFTNVLVNVLDNAVKYSVGAPIIDVFTENIKDFIIIKIQDQGSGMSKVAQKRVFEKFYREHTGDLHNVKGHGLGLSYVKQIVEDHNGQIFVESEKGKGSTFIFKMPLIN
- the coaE gene encoding dephospho-CoA kinase (Dephospho-CoA kinase (CoaE) performs the final step in coenzyme A biosynthesis.); amino-acid sequence: MTKIIGLTGGIGSGKSTVAKYIASKNIPVYIADDEAKKIMDDENVVVEVQLLFEENILNDKHKLDRKKIASIVFQNPEKLNQLNQLIHPKVKQHFKDWLKTHKNAPFIIKEVAILFETGGDKECDKVILITAPENVKMDRIMKRDNIDKNEILKRMKNQLSDDEKSKKSDFIVQNINLNDTFLEIDKILKILKIS
- the miaA gene encoding tRNA (adenosine(37)-N6)-dimethylallyltransferase MiaA, whose translation is MTNFLITIIGPTAIGKTALSIKLAQHFNCEILSCDSRQFFKEMKIGTAVPNDDELKAAKHHFIQNKSIFENYSVGDFEEEALNKLNALFKENNIQILIGGSGLYVDAVLKGFDEFPEIDTSVRTEINEKYDQYGLIYLQEKLKELDIDYFTKISNENPQTLQNPQRMKRFVEVCIGTGKPYSSFIGRRKNERNFIPIIIGLEAEREIMYDRINQRVDIMMKEGLLGEATQLFPNKHLNALQTVGYRELFEFLDKKTTLDFAVEEIKKNTRRFAKRQITWFKRTENTKWFDYKTNIKEVTDYIKSRI
- a CDS encoding acyl-[acyl-carrier-protein] thioesterase, with the translated sequence MPISSKFTSILEQEYEINFLNCYPNGYLKYTDLCNLLQITAGNHADLGGISFTDMQVYHQAWVMSRMRLEIDKLPKWRDIIVIKTWIKSLENSRSIRCMEMYLNDEKIVGCETYWAVINTKTRRPDLLALPHEHFEKFQINATQQSTIKIDIDDSKVITTKKIVLSDLDVVNHVNNVKYLEWCFDYEDPKRIIKQEVKSLDINFMRELNLNDIAEINVSKKEAHTVYNITKEDKNAYALQIEWK